In Granulicatella elegans, one genomic interval encodes:
- a CDS encoding TetR/AcrR family transcriptional regulator: MTESNKRQKTKQAIENAMVHLLAEQPFDQISTVKLAEEAGISRSSFYTHYKDKYDMIDHYQSRLFHTLEYIFGKCADNKQQVLLEIFEYLQSEPLLAALLSENGTKEIQNFLRNKLLILLKTDILTRSANRPLNETDLEYCGVYLANALFGVCQTWIAHGKKESPQEITDFLFPLTNAVSEVFSK, encoded by the coding sequence ATGACAGAGAGTAATAAACGACAAAAAACAAAACAAGCCATTGAAAATGCCATGGTACACTTACTAGCAGAACAGCCTTTCGATCAAATTAGTACGGTAAAATTAGCCGAAGAAGCCGGAATCAGCCGTTCTAGTTTTTATACGCATTACAAAGATAAGTACGACATGATTGATCACTACCAAAGTCGACTTTTTCATACGCTAGAATATATATTTGGGAAATGTGCTGATAACAAACAGCAAGTTCTTTTAGAAATTTTTGAATATTTACAGTCTGAGCCTCTTTTAGCCGCATTATTATCTGAAAATGGAACAAAAGAAATTCAAAATTTTCTTCGCAATAAATTGCTTATTTTACTAAAAACGGATATATTAACACGCTCTGCAAATCGCCCATTAAATGAAACAGATTTAGAATATTGTGGCGTTTATTTAGCCAATGCATTATTTGGTGTTTGTCAAACATGGATTGCTCACGGTAAAAAAGAAAGCCCTCAAGAAATAACAGACTTTTTATTCCCACTAACAAATGCCGTTAGTGAAGTTTTTTCTAAATAA